From a single Campylobacter concisus genomic region:
- a CDS encoding nickel-dependent hydrogenase large subunit, giving the protein MSEKRIVIDPITRIEGHLRIEVVVDENNIVKEAYSGSTLWRGLEQIVKGRDPRDAGFFMQRICGVCTYSHYRAGIIAVENALGIKPPLNAELTRTLMNAALYLHDHIVHFYQLHGMDWADVVSALSADVHKASEEAFKYTDLPFATGADKLKEVKERVEAFVKKGNLGPFANAYWGHSTYKFTPEQNLIVLSHYLECLRIQRTAAQMMAIFGAKNPHPQSLTVGGVTCVMDLMDPARMGEYMSKFAEIKEFVDRAYYPDILMAAKAYANEPSVLNDAGVANLLCYDEFLIGKNDHLFKGGYILNGDLSKVYDIDENKITEEATRSWYKNDKALHPYDGDTEANYTGLIDGESIDAEGKLAHSKLFDTKGKYSWIKAPRYDGMPMQVGPIASIVINYARGNERVKKVVDEFLAKSGLPLSAVFSTLGRTATRMLEAKVVAEHTMDAFNALVENLKSDQETCAKYVIDNKKEYKGNFQGNAPRGALSHWCRIKDGVITNWQAVVPSTWNASPKDAQNQMGSYEACLVGLKIADLSKPLEIIRKIHSYDPCIACAVHVMDTKGNDLSTYKINPNL; this is encoded by the coding sequence ATGAGTGAAAAAAGAATAGTAATAGACCCTATAACACGTATCGAGGGACACTTAAGAATAGAAGTTGTCGTAGATGAAAATAATATTGTAAAAGAGGCGTATTCTGGCTCAACTCTTTGGCGTGGTTTAGAGCAGATCGTAAAAGGCAGAGATCCAAGAGATGCTGGCTTTTTCATGCAAAGAATTTGTGGTGTTTGCACATATTCACACTACCGAGCAGGCATCATCGCGGTTGAAAATGCCCTTGGCATCAAGCCTCCACTAAATGCAGAGCTAACTAGAACGCTTATGAACGCAGCTTTATATCTTCATGATCACATCGTGCACTTTTATCAACTTCACGGCATGGACTGGGCAGATGTGGTCTCTGCACTAAGCGCAGATGTGCATAAAGCTAGCGAAGAGGCGTTTAAATATACTGATCTTCCGTTTGCCACGGGAGCTGACAAGCTAAAAGAGGTAAAAGAGAGGGTTGAAGCCTTTGTTAAAAAGGGCAATCTTGGACCATTTGCCAACGCATACTGGGGACATAGCACATATAAATTTACGCCAGAGCAAAATTTAATCGTCCTCTCACACTACTTAGAGTGCCTTAGAATTCAAAGAACAGCAGCTCAGATGATGGCGATCTTTGGCGCGAAAAACCCACATCCACAAAGCCTAACAGTTGGCGGCGTGACTTGCGTGATGGATCTTATGGATCCAGCTAGAATGGGCGAATATATGAGCAAATTTGCTGAGATCAAAGAATTTGTCGATAGAGCTTACTATCCAGACATTTTGATGGCGGCTAAGGCTTATGCAAACGAGCCAAGCGTTCTAAACGATGCTGGTGTGGCAAATTTACTCTGCTACGATGAGTTTTTGATCGGCAAAAATGATCATCTATTTAAAGGTGGCTATATCTTAAATGGCGATCTTAGCAAGGTTTATGATATCGATGAAAATAAAATCACTGAAGAAGCTACTAGGTCTTGGTATAAAAACGACAAAGCGCTTCATCCGTATGACGGCGATACTGAGGCAAACTACACAGGTCTTATTGACGGTGAGAGTATAGACGCCGAGGGCAAACTAGCTCATAGTAAGCTTTTTGATACAAAAGGTAAATATAGCTGGATCAAAGCACCAAGATATGATGGCATGCCTATGCAAGTAGGTCCAATAGCAAGTATCGTTATAAACTACGCTAGAGGCAACGAGAGAGTTAAAAAAGTAGTTGACGAATTTTTAGCAAAGAGTGGCTTGCCATTAAGTGCAGTTTTCTCAACTCTAGGCAGAACCGCTACTCGTATGCTTGAGGCAAAAGTAGTTGCAGAGCATACAATGGATGCATTTAATGCCTTGGTAGAAAATTTAAAATCAGATCAAGAGACTTGTGCAAAATATGTAATCGATAATAAAAAAGAGTACAAAGGAAATTTTCAAGGCAATGCTCCAAGAGGTGCGCTTAGCCACTGGTGCCGCATAAAAGATGGTGTTATCACAAACTGGCAAGCAGTCGTGCCAAGCACATGGAACGCCTCTCCAAAAGACGCACAAAATCAAATGGGAAGCTACGAAGCGTGCTTAGTTGGTTTAAAGATCGCTGATCTTTCAAAGCCACTTGAGATAATACGAAAAATTCACTCTTATGATCCTTGTATCGCATGCGCTGTGCATGTTATGGATACAAAGGGAAATGATTTGAGTACTTATAAGATAAATCCAAATTTATAA
- a CDS encoding Na+/H+ antiporter NhaA: protein MCFRNFWYFFIGEASGGIFLIAAALVAFIFENVFLSSFYNSFLQIDTRLNFGKSPIQKPLILLINDSLMAVFFFLLGFRLKREIFKAKLRSLAQATLLKNFIIGSILASVFFYILNHNYIFC, encoded by the coding sequence ATGTGTTTTAGGAATTTTTGGTATTTTTTTATAGGTGAAGCTAGCGGTGGTATCTTTCTTATCGCTGCTGCTTTAGTGGCTTTTATCTTTGAAAATGTTTTTTTAAGCAGTTTTTATAACTCATTTTTACAAATCGATACAAGGCTAAATTTTGGCAAATCGCCGATACAAAAGCCCCTTATCCTTTTGATAAATGATAGTTTGATGGCCGTTTTTTTCTTTTTACTTGGGTTTAGACTTAAGCGAGAAATTTTTAAAGCAAAGCTTAGGAGTCTGGCCCAAGCCACCTTGCTAAAAAATTTTATTATCGGCAGCATTTTAGCTTCTGTATTTTTTTATATTTTAAATCACAATTATATTTTTTGTTGA
- a CDS encoding HypC/HybG/HupF family hydrogenase formation chaperone — protein sequence MCLSIPSKVVEIDENNVATVETLGVTRKVSLDLISEEVKVGEYVLIHVGYAMQKIDTQFALESLEVYQKIADDMNAGKI from the coding sequence ATGTGCCTCTCGATCCCTTCAAAAGTGGTAGAAATTGACGAAAACAACGTCGCTACGGTAGAGACTCTAGGCGTTACTAGAAAGGTAAGCCTAGACCTTATATCTGAAGAAGTGAAAGTTGGCGAATATGTGCTAATTCACGTAGGTTACGCTATGCAAAAGATCGATACGCAGTTTGCACTTGAGAGCTTAGAGGTCTATCAAAAGATCGCTGATGATATGAACGCGGGGAAAATTTGA
- a CDS encoding DUF2157 domain-containing protein — protein MNFLNRIFLAKELDRWQSDGIIDKKTAIKIANLYDIDPDAHSDKISFVLKLVAYLFFALAFFTLVGANWEEIPRLGRLALVLFVLGLVNFGGIYYLAKGKENLSTAMFFLGNFCFGAAIALIAQIYNISDEPSGGILLWSIGAFAVSFASKKGVLVAQSLIFATVWFFMVGYQGDFGFGFIIFIVLGAYTLYKDDSKWLAFVLFVDIFIYIISFCGYISGLRAIFDYGFLFGLPMVAIVSLSYALLLISISPLLDKFRVGLGAFTKEFGKNFGVFVLLFCLFLFEERNLFELYDEKLWFVKSFFKSNFGFVFILFSVAYFVLFFKEKNKSGLLLGALLVSLPFVFSYGPGYANIFFSLANIITAAVLIKKGELKLGLCMIFLVAAVRYFQLIGDYIGATALFMVFAFIVLVVARKGRKK, from the coding sequence ATGAACTTTTTAAATAGAATTTTTCTAGCAAAAGAGCTGGATCGGTGGCAAAGTGACGGCATAATCGATAAAAAGACCGCTATAAAAATAGCAAATTTATATGACATCGACCCTGATGCCCATAGTGACAAGATAAGTTTTGTCTTAAAGCTCGTAGCATATCTTTTTTTTGCACTAGCCTTTTTTACGCTCGTTGGTGCAAACTGGGAAGAAATACCAAGACTAGGACGTTTAGCACTTGTATTGTTTGTGCTTGGGCTTGTAAATTTTGGTGGAATTTACTATCTCGCAAAGGGAAAGGAAAATCTATCAACGGCGATGTTTTTTCTTGGAAATTTTTGCTTTGGTGCGGCGATTGCTCTTATTGCTCAAATTTATAACATTAGCGATGAGCCAAGCGGTGGTATTTTGCTTTGGAGTATCGGAGCGTTTGCAGTTTCTTTTGCTAGTAAAAAAGGTGTGTTGGTAGCCCAAAGCCTTATCTTTGCGACAGTTTGGTTTTTTATGGTGGGCTATCAGGGCGACTTTGGTTTTGGCTTTATCATTTTTATAGTACTTGGCGCATATACGCTTTACAAAGACGACTCAAAATGGCTTGCTTTTGTGCTTTTTGTAGATATTTTTATATACATCATTTCATTTTGCGGCTACATTAGTGGTCTTAGAGCGATATTTGATTATGGATTTTTGTTTGGACTTCCGATGGTTGCGATCGTATCGCTATCTTATGCGCTTTTGCTTATCAGCATTTCGCCTCTACTAGATAAATTTAGAGTAGGGCTTGGCGCATTTACGAAAGAATTTGGTAAAAATTTTGGTGTTTTTGTGTTGCTATTTTGTCTATTTTTATTTGAAGAAAGAAATTTATTTGAGCTTTACGATGAAAAACTTTGGTTTGTGAAGTCATTTTTTAAAAGCAACTTTGGCTTTGTCTTTATCCTATTTAGTGTTGCTTATTTTGTACTATTTTTTAAAGAAAAAAACAAGAGTGGCTTGCTACTTGGGGCGCTGCTCGTGTCGTTGCCATTTGTCTTTAGCTACGGGCCTGGCTATGCAAATATATTTTTCTCGCTCGCAAATATCATAACAGCTGCGGTCCTTATAAAAAAAGGTGAGTTAAAACTTGGTCTTTGTATGATATTTTTGGTTGCGGCCGTGAGGTATTTCCAGCTAATAGGTGATTATATCGGTGCTACGGCGCTATTTATGGTGTTTGCTTTTATAGTGCTAGTTGTCGCTAGAAAAGGACGTAAAAAATGA
- the hypB gene encoding hydrogenase nickel incorporation protein HypB, giving the protein MCKDCGCSMGNHAHAHAHAHAHTHADGTTHSHPHTHDGHTDHAHDAHEHSHEAHAHPVLNESKTIDVIEKILSENDKEAAHNRAHLDEKKILCVNLMSSPGAGKTTLLEATIKAGKFKIGVVEGDLETNQDADRIVKAGAKAHQISTGQTCHLDAFMVHEGLHHLPLNELDLVFIENVGNLVCPASYDVGSHFNAVLLSVPEGDDKVSKYPVMFRAADVLLITKASLAPHFDFDIERVKSDARKLNPKVDIFVIDSKTGEGIDKWISYLEFKKELR; this is encoded by the coding sequence ATGTGTAAAGATTGCGGTTGTTCAATGGGTAATCACGCCCACGCCCACGCCCACGCCCACGCCCACACTCACGCTGATGGCACCACTCACTCGCACCCACACACTCATGATGGACATACAGATCACGCTCATGACGCGCACGAACATAGCCACGAGGCTCACGCACACCCTGTGTTAAATGAGAGTAAAACCATAGACGTGATAGAGAAAATTCTCTCCGAAAACGACAAAGAAGCTGCTCACAACAGAGCTCATCTTGATGAAAAAAAGATACTTTGTGTAAATTTAATGAGTAGTCCTGGTGCTGGTAAGACCACGCTTTTAGAAGCTACGATAAAGGCTGGTAAGTTTAAAATAGGCGTTGTAGAGGGCGATTTAGAGACAAATCAAGATGCTGATCGCATAGTAAAAGCTGGCGCAAAGGCTCATCAGATAAGCACAGGTCAGACCTGTCACTTGGACGCATTTATGGTGCATGAAGGGCTTCATCATTTGCCGCTAAACGAGCTTGATCTAGTCTTTATAGAAAATGTTGGAAATTTAGTCTGTCCTGCAAGCTATGATGTTGGCTCACACTTTAACGCTGTGCTTCTTTCAGTGCCAGAGGGCGATGATAAGGTGAGTAAGTACCCAGTGATGTTTAGGGCTGCTGACGTGCTTCTCATCACAAAAGCTTCGCTCGCACCACACTTTGACTTTGACATCGAGCGAGTGAAAAGTGACGCTAGAAAGCTAAATCCAAAGGTTGACATCTTTGTGATAGATAGCAAAACTGGTGAGGGCATTGATAAGTGGATAAGTTATTTGGAATTTAAAAAAGAGCTAAGATAA
- the cybH gene encoding Ni/Fe-hydrogenase, b-type cytochrome subunit — translation MSHKNADRISEYEFSIGVRLTHWIRFAAITLLVVSGYYISYVFVSPEITSEPTNFMQAKWRMAHQIAGFVLIAAFIFKFYLFVFDKHSKKEWMSVVDFLNPKIWIAQIKYYLFMGPHPHLRGVYNPLQFASYFFFYLVLTLICLSGLVLYVHVYHEGLGGALYEPARFFEELMGGLANVRTIHRICMWVIMIFVPIHVYMAVFNAVKGKNGAMDAIVSGYKFVKEH, via the coding sequence ATGTCACATAAAAATGCTGACAGGATCAGCGAATACGAATTCTCCATCGGCGTTAGGCTGACACACTGGATTAGATTTGCAGCGATCACACTTTTGGTTGTGAGTGGCTACTATATCTCATACGTTTTTGTGAGTCCAGAGATCACGAGCGAGCCTACAAATTTCATGCAAGCAAAGTGGCGTATGGCTCACCAGATCGCTGGTTTTGTGCTGATAGCGGCGTTTATCTTTAAATTTTATCTATTTGTCTTTGATAAACACAGCAAAAAAGAGTGGATGAGTGTGGTTGATTTTCTAAATCCAAAAATTTGGATCGCACAGATTAAGTATTATCTTTTTATGGGCCCTCATCCGCATTTAAGGGGTGTTTATAATCCTTTGCAGTTTGCCTCATACTTTTTCTTTTATCTTGTTTTGACTCTTATTTGCCTAAGCGGTCTTGTGCTTTATGTTCATGTTTATCATGAGGGACTTGGCGGAGCGCTTTATGAGCCAGCTAGGTTTTTTGAAGAGCTTATGGGCGGACTAGCAAATGTTAGAACGATACATAGAATTTGTATGTGGGTCATTATGATATTTGTGCCGATTCATGTTTATATGGCGGTATTTAATGCTGTTAAGGGCAAAAATGGAGCAATGGACGCTATCGTTAGCGGCTATAAATTTGTAAAAGAACACTGA
- the hypF gene encoding carbamoyltransferase HypF translates to MRSSFRYEIKGLVQGVGFRPFVYTLADKFKLVGEIYNDDEGVKLNFSGDEASFLAFEKELYEKLPALARIDELKKFKIDKIYEKLEIIASKRATKQAPILPDYALCDDCLREFYDPTNPRYKYPFINCTNCGPRFSIIKALPYDRVNTTMNEFKMCEFCEGEYKDPLNRRYHAEPISCPNCGPKLYLKDKFGKVLASGNEAAKEAATLINEGKILAIKGLGGFHLVCDATNEAAVCELRARKHRPSKPFALMSKNLENARKIAQISEAEAKLLSSNLKPIVLLEAKNGSNIAKSVAPNLNKLGVMLAFSGIHLLLFDYLEHDIIATSANISGEVVIKDESELREKLGEVIDFYLDHDREIYSPSDDSIAFCVADETIFTRTSRGLNPNFIHTNFKQKGTFLALGAELKSSFCIYKDGLLIVSPYIGDLKNVATFDRFKDIFTLFKMTYDLKIDKVIADLHPNFLNTKWAKDQGFELVYLQHHYAHLLSVIFENDLADKKYLGFCFDGTGYGKDGKIWGGEVFRLDKKSYERVYHFDEFSLFGGENSIKNIYLIAYSIILKYSLEDEARKFLVNFDEKMLANFKKMEQKGLNLVKTSSVGRIFDAFGAIICGLFHSSFEGESGMRLEALYDKNLDACYKFSLDNGVIGFKEAFKSALKDEPRVAATAFINGLADIIFEISKKEKMEILLSGGVFQNKTLLELIYKKFTKVNLKFYINKKFCSNDSNVNLGQIYYYLSTFSNK, encoded by the coding sequence TTGAGATCAAGCTTTAGATATGAGATCAAAGGCTTAGTTCAAGGTGTGGGCTTTAGACCTTTTGTCTATACTTTAGCGGACAAATTTAAGCTCGTTGGTGAAATTTACAACGACGACGAGGGCGTGAAGCTAAATTTTAGCGGTGATGAGGCTAGCTTTTTGGCTTTTGAAAAAGAGCTTTATGAGAAGCTGCCAGCCCTTGCTAGGATCGATGAGCTGAAGAAATTTAAGATAGATAAAATTTATGAAAAGCTTGAGATCATCGCCTCAAAGAGAGCTACCAAACAAGCTCCCATTTTGCCTGATTACGCACTTTGTGACGACTGTTTGCGCGAGTTTTATGATCCCACAAATCCACGCTACAAATACCCATTTATAAACTGCACCAACTGCGGACCAAGATTTTCTATCATCAAAGCATTGCCCTATGACAGGGTAAATACGACGATGAACGAGTTTAAGATGTGCGAGTTTTGCGAAGGCGAGTACAAAGACCCACTTAATCGCCGCTACCACGCAGAGCCGATCTCTTGCCCAAACTGTGGACCAAAACTATATCTAAAAGACAAATTTGGCAAAGTCTTGGCTAGTGGGAACGAAGCAGCCAAAGAGGCGGCTACGCTCATAAATGAGGGCAAAATTTTAGCCATTAAAGGGCTTGGTGGCTTTCATTTGGTTTGTGACGCGACAAATGAAGCCGCAGTTTGCGAGCTAAGAGCTAGAAAGCACCGCCCAAGCAAGCCCTTTGCTCTGATGAGTAAAAATTTAGAGAATGCTAGAAAAATAGCGCAAATTTCAGAGGCGGAGGCGAAGCTACTTAGCTCAAATTTAAAGCCAATCGTCTTGCTTGAGGCAAAAAATGGCTCAAATATCGCAAAAAGCGTCGCGCCAAATTTAAATAAGCTTGGCGTCATGCTCGCATTTAGCGGCATACATCTTTTGCTATTTGATTATTTAGAGCACGACATCATCGCAACTAGCGCAAACATCTCAGGCGAAGTCGTGATAAAAGATGAGAGCGAGCTAAGAGAAAAATTAGGTGAGGTTATAGACTTTTACCTTGATCACGACCGAGAAATTTACTCACCAAGTGACGATAGTATTGCATTTTGTGTTGCTGATGAGACAATTTTTACAAGAACAAGCCGCGGGCTAAATCCAAATTTCATCCATACAAATTTCAAGCAAAAAGGGACATTTTTAGCACTTGGAGCGGAGCTAAAAAGCTCATTTTGCATCTACAAAGACGGTCTTTTGATAGTTAGTCCATATATCGGCGATCTAAAAAACGTGGCGACTTTTGATAGGTTTAAAGACATTTTCACCCTTTTTAAAATGACTTATGATCTAAAAATAGACAAGGTCATAGCCGATTTGCATCCAAATTTTTTAAATACAAAATGGGCGAAGGATCAGGGCTTTGAGCTAGTTTATTTGCAGCACCACTACGCGCATTTGCTAAGCGTGATCTTTGAAAATGATCTAGCAGATAAAAAGTACCTTGGCTTTTGCTTTGATGGCACTGGATACGGGAAAGATGGCAAAATTTGGGGTGGCGAGGTCTTTAGGCTAGATAAAAAGAGTTACGAGAGAGTTTATCACTTTGATGAATTTAGCTTATTTGGGGGCGAAAACAGCATCAAAAATATCTATCTAATCGCATATTCTATTATTTTAAAATACTCTCTTGAGGACGAAGCTCGTAAATTCTTAGTAAATTTTGATGAAAAAATGCTTGCAAATTTTAAAAAAATGGAGCAAAAAGGATTAAACTTAGTAAAGACTAGCTCGGTTGGTAGGATATTTGACGCATTTGGGGCGATTATTTGTGGGCTTTTTCACTCGAGTTTTGAGGGCGAGAGTGGTATGAGGCTTGAAGCACTTTATGATAAAAATTTAGATGCGTGTTATAAATTTAGTCTAGATAATGGAGTTATCGGCTTTAAAGAAGCTTTTAAAAGTGCTTTAAAAGATGAGCCAAGAGTGGCTGCAACGGCATTTATAAATGGCTTGGCTGATATTATTTTTGAAATTTCAAAAAAAGAAAAAATGGAAATTTTACTAAGCGGTGGAGTTTTTCAAAATAAGACTTTACTCGAACTTATTTACAAAAAATTTACTAAAGTAAATTTGAAATTTTATATCAATAAAAAATTCTGTAGCAACGATTCTAACGTAAATTTAGGGCAAATTTATTATTATTTATCCACATTTTCTAATAAGTGA
- the nikR gene encoding nickel-responsive transcriptional regulator NikR, which yields MDSVIRFSVSLPSQLLDELDKKVSEQGYASRSEFTRDLIREKIVSDSWKDASEELIGVLTLIYMHHHNDLVNKKMDIEHSSDVKIICTNHVHVDHHNCLETISIRGEAGKIERFAERIAGLKGVKFSKLTRAAIPRF from the coding sequence ATGGATAGTGTTATACGTTTTAGTGTTTCTTTACCTAGTCAGTTACTAGACGAACTAGATAAAAAGGTTAGCGAACAAGGCTACGCTTCTAGGAGCGAATTTACGAGGGATTTGATACGCGAAAAGATCGTAAGTGATAGCTGGAAGGACGCTAGTGAGGAGTTGATCGGGGTTTTGACGCTCATTTATATGCATCATCACAACGATTTGGTGAATAAAAAGATGGATATAGAGCATAGCTCTGATGTGAAAATCATCTGCACAAACCATGTTCATGTCGATCATCATAACTGCTTAGAAACGATTTCAATAAGAGGCGAGGCTGGCAAAATTGAACGCTTTGCTGAAAGGATCGCCGGCTTAAAGGGTGTAAAATTTTCTAAACTCACAAGGGCAGCTATTCCTAGGTTTTAG
- a CDS encoding hydrogenase small subunit — protein sequence MNNDLRQKIDRRLSELSALPKMKSDSSIAQLLKDKGFTRRDFMKWAGVMTAFMALPSAMTPMVARAAELSDRLPVIWLHMAECTGCSESLLRTDAPSIDSLIFDYISLEYHETIMAASGWQAEENLESAIEKYKGRYILLVEGGIPTGATENFLTVGPHGTTGKTHAVNASKDAAAIFAIGTCSSFGGIQAARPNPSNSVGLSKVTDKPVINVAGCPPSEKNIVGNVLHFLLFGTLPALDVYNRPKWAYGLRIHDLCERRGHFDAGEFVQNFGDEGAKNGYCLYKVGCKGPYTFNNCSRERFNQHTSWPVQAGHGCIGCSEPDFWDTMGPFEEPMADRLFDTVLGLGADNVSDKVGIGILALTGIGIAAHAVIASMSKDKE from the coding sequence TGAGCTTAGTGCGTTGCCTAAGATGAAAAGCGACTCAAGTATTGCGCAGCTTTTAAAAGATAAAGGCTTTACGAGGCGTGATTTTATGAAGTGGGCTGGTGTGATGACAGCTTTTATGGCTCTACCAAGTGCGATGACACCGATGGTTGCTCGTGCTGCTGAGCTTAGTGACAGGCTTCCTGTGATATGGCTTCATATGGCAGAATGCACAGGCTGTAGCGAGAGCTTACTAAGAACCGATGCTCCAAGCATAGATAGTCTTATATTTGACTACATAAGCCTTGAATACCACGAAACTATCATGGCAGCTTCTGGTTGGCAGGCTGAAGAAAATTTAGAGAGTGCTATTGAAAAATACAAAGGTAGATACATCCTGCTAGTTGAGGGCGGTATCCCAACTGGTGCGACTGAAAATTTCTTAACTGTTGGACCTCATGGCACAACAGGTAAAACTCATGCTGTAAATGCTTCAAAAGATGCAGCTGCTATCTTTGCGATCGGCACCTGTTCTAGCTTTGGTGGCATTCAAGCTGCAAGACCAAATCCATCAAATTCAGTGGGACTTTCAAAGGTAACTGATAAGCCAGTTATTAATGTTGCGGGCTGTCCACCAAGTGAGAAAAATATCGTTGGCAACGTGCTTCACTTCTTACTTTTTGGCACACTTCCAGCACTTGATGTTTACAATAGACCAAAATGGGCTTATGGCTTAAGAATTCACGATCTTTGCGAAAGACGTGGTCACTTTGATGCTGGCGAGTTTGTCCAAAACTTCGGCGATGAAGGTGCAAAAAATGGCTACTGCTTATACAAAGTAGGTTGCAAAGGTCCATATACATTTAATAACTGCTCACGCGAGAGATTTAACCAGCACACATCATGGCCAGTTCAAGCAGGTCACGGCTGTATAGGCTGCTCAGAGCCAGACTTCTGGGATACGATGGGACCATTTGAAGAGCCTATGGCAGATAGACTCTTTGATACTGTTTTAGGTCTTGGAGCTGATAATGTCAGCGATAAAGTTGGCATTGGAATTTTAGCTCTTACAGGCATCGGCATAGCAGCTCACGCTGTTATAGCTTCTATGAGTAAAGATAAAGAATAA
- a CDS encoding GDYXXLXY domain-containing protein has protein sequence MKIKVLIVAVIFQILLIGIMLGYALMPLYFGQEVRVRVSLYDPRDLFRGNYVDLNYDFSNFYSRNFDENDKDDRYIDKYDERVRDGARVYAVLKPDVNGTYGFAKFSISKPDNGVFLAGRYDGYSLVKYGIEHFYMSPDSAANTEDEMREEDIDAYAILMVMDNGKARLKDLIIQKSAGKNSKKLLGDENFDKLDEIRQKE, from the coding sequence ATGAAGATAAAAGTCTTAATAGTAGCTGTAATTTTTCAAATTTTGCTTATTGGCATTATGCTTGGCTACGCACTTATGCCACTTTATTTTGGACAAGAGGTGAGAGTAAGGGTAAGTCTTTACGATCCAAGAGATCTTTTTCGGGGAAACTATGTTGATTTAAACTATGATTTTTCAAATTTTTATTCAAGAAATTTTGACGAAAATGATAAAGATGACCGCTATATCGATAAATACGATGAGAGAGTAAGAGATGGGGCTAGAGTTTATGCTGTTTTAAAACCAGATGTTAATGGCACTTACGGCTTTGCTAAATTTAGTATAAGCAAGCCAGACAATGGAGTCTTTTTAGCTGGTAGATATGATGGCTACTCGCTCGTAAAATACGGCATAGAGCACTTTTATATGTCACCTGATAGTGCGGCTAATACCGAAGATGAAATGAGGGAAGAAGACATTGATGCATATGCTATTTTGATGGTGATGGATAATGGCAAGGCTAGATTAAAGGATCTAATAATCCAAAAGAGTGCCGGAAAGAATAGCAAAAAACTACTCGGTGATGAAAATTTTGATAAGTTGGATGAGATTAGGCAAAAAGAGTAA
- a CDS encoding HyaD/HybD family hydrogenase maturation endopeptidase, whose product MRVLVLGIGNVMFADEGIGAHFVNLMDKNYKFTSSKNELTLMDGGTLALALTHIISEFDYLIVVDCISANGASVGDVYFFDFINVPNFISWDGSAHEIEMLQTLHLMELAGDRPTTKILGIVPSRIESSNFSLSDEVINASNILEKTLLNHLKELDFKCEKVANFTLNDIVDEYAKKGLK is encoded by the coding sequence ATGAGAGTGCTGGTTTTAGGCATCGGCAACGTGATGTTTGCCGATGAGGGCATAGGTGCTCATTTTGTAAATTTGATGGACAAAAACTACAAATTTACAAGCTCTAAAAACGAGCTTACATTAATGGACGGGGGCACTTTAGCCCTCGCTCTAACTCACATCATAAGCGAATTTGACTATCTTATCGTCGTTGATTGCATTAGCGCAAACGGTGCAAGCGTGGGCGATGTTTATTTTTTTGATTTTATAAATGTACCAAATTTTATCAGCTGGGACGGCTCGGCTCACGAGATAGAGATGCTTCAGACCCTTCATCTAATGGAGCTTGCGGGCGATAGACCTACGACTAAAATTTTAGGCATCGTGCCTAGCCGCATAGAGTCATCAAATTTTAGCCTCTCAGATGAGGTTATAAACGCTTCTAATATTTTAGAAAAAACGCTGCTTAATCACTTAAAAGAGCTTGATTTTAAGTGTGAAAAGGTGGCAAATTTTACCCTAAACGATATAGTTGATGAATACGCTAAAAAAGGTTTAAAATGA